One region of Tumebacillus amylolyticus genomic DNA includes:
- the mdh gene encoding malate dehydrogenase: protein MTLKRKKITVVGAGFTGATTALFLAQKELGDIVLLDIPQLENPTKGKALDMFEATPVLGVDANIIGTSNYEDTADSDLVIITAGIARKPGMSRDDLVNTNAGIVKSVTEQVVKHSPNTILLILSNPVDAMTYVAFKASGLPKNRVIGQSGVLDTARFRSFIAMELGVSVEDVTGFVLGGHGDDMVPLVRYSYAGGIPLEKLIPAERLAEIVQRARVGGGEIVQLLGNGSAYYAPAASLVQMAEAILKDKKRILPSIVLLEGEYGYENLFMGVPTLLGASGIEKVFELELTSEEKAALDKSAESVRNVIKVVS, encoded by the coding sequence ATGACTTTGAAGCGCAAAAAAATCACCGTAGTAGGTGCAGGCTTCACCGGTGCAACCACCGCACTGTTCTTGGCTCAGAAAGAGCTCGGCGATATTGTACTCCTCGACATCCCGCAGCTCGAAAACCCGACCAAGGGCAAAGCACTCGACATGTTCGAAGCAACTCCGGTTCTCGGCGTTGACGCGAATATCATCGGCACTTCGAACTACGAAGACACCGCTGATTCCGACCTCGTCATCATCACCGCCGGCATTGCCCGCAAACCGGGAATGTCCCGTGACGATCTCGTCAACACCAACGCAGGTATCGTGAAATCTGTCACCGAGCAAGTGGTGAAGCACTCTCCGAACACCATCTTGTTGATCCTCTCCAACCCGGTTGACGCAATGACCTACGTGGCTTTCAAAGCATCCGGTCTCCCGAAAAACCGCGTCATCGGCCAATCCGGCGTTCTCGACACCGCACGTTTCCGTTCCTTCATCGCGATGGAACTGGGCGTCTCCGTTGAGGACGTAACCGGCTTCGTCCTTGGCGGCCACGGCGATGACATGGTTCCGCTCGTTCGCTACTCCTACGCTGGCGGCATTCCGCTTGAGAAGTTGATCCCGGCTGAACGTCTGGCTGAAATCGTCCAACGCGCTCGCGTGGGCGGCGGCGAAATCGTTCAACTGCTTGGCAACGGCTCGGCGTACTACGCTCCGGCAGCATCGCTCGTGCAAATGGCGGAAGCGATCCTCAAGGACAAGAAACGCATCCTGCCGTCCATCGTCCTCCTCGAAGGCGAGTACGGCTACGAAAATCTCTTCATGGGCGTTCCGACCCTGCTCGGTGCGAGCGGCATCGAGAAAGTGTTTGAACTGGAATTGACCTCTGAAGAAAAAGCAGCTCTCGACAAGTCTGCCGAGTCTGTGCGCAACGTTATCAAGGTCGTATCCTAA
- a CDS encoding DMT family transporter, which yields MSELQLQTQQTAKPLPVPPILFLLIGVLAVSFSAIIIKWSSAPAAVLGLYRLIITFLILCPVLFTKKSRAEVRSFSLRTWVLVAASGVCLAFHFILWIGSLKYTTVASSTILITLQPIFVMVLAYFTLRERTSWQAWAGAGIAIVGSTCIGWGDFRVSGDALWGDLLSLLGTLTVSGYLVIGQHLRNAQQGMSSLVYSLWVYIFAIVVMFFYCLGEGYSLVAYDGHEWMLFVLLAVIPTVFGHTLFNWLLKYVNAATISMAILGEPIGATILAFLLLGESVTGAQWLGGAIIMSGIWLFLSTSKKKSI from the coding sequence ATGTCTGAACTACAACTGCAAACACAGCAAACGGCCAAACCGTTGCCCGTACCGCCGATTCTCTTTCTCTTGATCGGGGTGCTCGCCGTCTCGTTCTCTGCCATCATCATCAAATGGTCCAGCGCTCCGGCCGCCGTGCTTGGCTTGTACCGCTTGATCATCACGTTTTTGATTCTCTGTCCGGTGTTGTTTACAAAAAAGTCCCGTGCCGAAGTCCGGTCCTTCTCGTTGCGCACGTGGGTGCTGGTCGCCGCATCCGGTGTCTGTCTCGCGTTCCACTTCATCCTCTGGATCGGCTCTCTGAAATACACCACCGTTGCGTCCTCGACGATTTTGATCACGTTGCAACCGATCTTCGTCATGGTGCTCGCCTACTTCACACTTCGTGAACGCACGTCGTGGCAAGCCTGGGCGGGGGCGGGTATCGCCATCGTGGGAAGCACCTGCATCGGCTGGGGAGATTTCCGCGTGTCGGGGGATGCTCTGTGGGGCGACCTGTTGTCCTTGTTGGGGACGCTGACCGTCAGCGGCTACCTCGTCATCGGGCAACATCTGCGCAATGCCCAGCAAGGGATGTCGTCGTTGGTATACAGTCTCTGGGTGTACATTTTTGCGATTGTCGTTATGTTTTTCTATTGCCTTGGGGAAGGCTATTCTTTGGTTGCTTACGACGGTCACGAGTGGATGCTGTTCGTCTTGCTCGCCGTCATCCCGACGGTGTTCGGACATACGTTGTTCAACTGGTTGCTCAAGTACGTCAACGCCGCCACGATCTCGATGGCGATTCTCGGCGAACCGATCGGTGCCACGATTCTCGCGTTCCTGTTGCTCGGCGAATCGGTGACAGGCGCCCAGTGGTTGGGCGGGGCCATCATCATGAGCGGCATCTGGCTGTTTCTCTCCACCAGCAAGAAGAAGTCAATCTAG
- the icd gene encoding NADP-dependent isocitrate dehydrogenase yields MFEKYTAPTQGEKITIENGKLQVPNTPVIPFIEGDGIGPDIWNASVRVFDAAVQKAYNGEKKIEWFEVLAGEKAFNQTGEWLPKDTLTAFREYLVGIKGPLTTPVGGGIRSLNVALRQELDLFACVRPVRYFNGVPSPVKRPELTNMVIFRENSEDIYAGIEYAEGSDDVKKLIDFLRNELGAKKIRFPETSGIGIKPVSKEGTERLVRSALDYAIAQNRKSLTLVHKGNIMKFTEGAFKTWGYELAEREYGDKVFTWAQYDRIKDAEGTDAANKAQSAAEAAGKIIVKDVIADAFLQQILTRPAEYDVIATLNLNGDYISDALAAQVGGIGIAPGANINYVTGHAVFEATHGTAPKYANLDKVNPGSVILSGVMMLEFLGWQEAADSIITALEKAIDQKTVTYDFARLMEGATEVKCSEFADAIIKNL; encoded by the coding sequence ATGTTTGAAAAGTACACCGCTCCGACTCAAGGTGAGAAGATCACGATTGAGAATGGCAAACTGCAAGTACCGAACACCCCGGTAATCCCGTTCATCGAAGGGGACGGCATTGGTCCGGATATCTGGAACGCGTCCGTTCGCGTGTTTGACGCGGCTGTTCAGAAAGCTTACAACGGCGAGAAGAAAATCGAATGGTTCGAAGTTCTCGCAGGTGAAAAAGCGTTCAATCAAACTGGCGAATGGCTTCCGAAGGATACCCTGACCGCATTCCGCGAATACCTCGTCGGGATCAAAGGCCCGCTCACCACTCCGGTCGGCGGCGGCATCCGTTCTCTGAACGTCGCGCTCCGTCAAGAGCTCGACCTGTTCGCATGCGTTCGTCCGGTTCGCTACTTCAACGGCGTTCCGTCTCCGGTTAAACGTCCGGAACTGACCAACATGGTCATCTTCCGTGAAAACTCCGAAGACATCTACGCAGGCATCGAGTACGCAGAAGGCTCCGATGATGTGAAGAAACTCATCGACTTCCTGCGCAACGAACTCGGCGCGAAGAAGATCCGCTTCCCGGAAACTTCCGGTATCGGCATCAAGCCGGTTTCCAAGGAAGGTACCGAGCGTCTCGTTCGTTCCGCTCTGGACTACGCAATCGCTCAAAACCGCAAATCTCTGACCCTCGTTCACAAAGGCAACATCATGAAGTTCACCGAAGGCGCGTTCAAAACCTGGGGTTATGAACTGGCTGAACGTGAATACGGCGATAAAGTCTTCACTTGGGCACAATATGATCGTATCAAGGACGCAGAAGGCACCGACGCTGCGAACAAAGCACAATCGGCTGCTGAAGCTGCAGGCAAGATCATCGTGAAGGACGTCATCGCAGATGCATTCCTTCAACAGATCCTGACCCGTCCGGCTGAATACGATGTGATCGCAACCCTCAACCTGAACGGCGACTACATCTCCGACGCACTCGCTGCACAAGTTGGCGGCATCGGCATCGCGCCGGGCGCGAACATCAACTACGTAACCGGCCACGCAGTATTTGAAGCAACCCACGGCACCGCTCCGAAATACGCGAACCTCGACAAAGTGAACCCGGGTTCCGTCATCCTCTCCGGCGTTATGATGCTTGAATTCCTCGGCTGGCAAGAAGCGGCTGACTCCATCATCACCGCTCTGGAGAAAGCGATCGACCAGAAGACCGTCACCTACGACTTCGCTCGCCTGATGGAAGGCGCTACCGAAGTCAAGTGCTCGGAATTCGCAGACGCAATCATCAAGAACCTGTAG
- a CDS encoding ABC transporter permease has translation MQTVTQDKFKPVTKGGNKERVVRKSLSYWADAWRRLKKNKLAIAGLGVLVLLSILAIIGPFIQPYDYQTQDYAARNFAPSGAHWFGTDDLGRDQWVRVWWGVRISLFIGIIAAVMDFTIGVLYGGISAYFGGRVDDIMQRIIEIIYGLPYMIIVILLMMVMGPGIFTIIIALASVGWVGMARLVRGQMLSLKEQEYVLAARTLGASSWRIILRHLVPNALGIIIINVTFTVPGAIFSEAFLSFIGLGIKPPMASLGSLVNDGVQVMRNFPWRLLCPSIVFSLIMLSFNLVGDGLRDALDPKLRK, from the coding sequence ATGCAAACCGTAACTCAAGACAAGTTCAAACCCGTTACCAAAGGCGGCAACAAGGAGCGCGTCGTTCGCAAATCCCTTTCCTACTGGGCTGACGCATGGCGCCGACTCAAGAAAAACAAACTTGCAATCGCAGGTTTGGGTGTTCTGGTCCTTCTCTCGATCCTCGCGATCATCGGTCCGTTCATCCAGCCGTACGACTACCAAACGCAAGACTATGCAGCTCGTAACTTCGCACCGTCCGGCGCACACTGGTTCGGCACCGACGACCTCGGCCGTGACCAATGGGTTCGTGTATGGTGGGGCGTTCGAATCTCCCTCTTCATCGGTATCATCGCAGCGGTGATGGACTTCACCATCGGCGTCCTGTACGGCGGTATCTCCGCTTACTTCGGCGGCCGCGTCGACGATATCATGCAGCGTATCATTGAGATCATCTACGGCCTCCCTTACATGATCATCGTCATCCTCTTGATGATGGTAATGGGACCGGGTATCTTCACGATCATCATCGCATTGGCTTCGGTAGGTTGGGTCGGTATGGCTCGTCTCGTCCGCGGTCAGATGCTTTCTCTCAAAGAGCAAGAGTACGTTCTCGCAGCGCGCACCCTCGGTGCAAGCTCCTGGCGTATCATCCTGCGCCACTTGGTTCCGAACGCACTCGGGATCATCATCATCAACGTAACCTTCACCGTTCCGGGCGCGATTTTCTCGGAGGCATTCCTGTCCTTTATCGGTCTGGGGATCAAGCCGCCGATGGCATCGCTCGGTTCGCTCGTAAACGACGGCGTGCAAGTTATGCGTAACTTCCCGTGGCGCCTGCTTTGCCCGTCCATCGTCTTCTCGCTTATCATGTTGTCCTTCAACTTGGTCGGCGACGGTCTGCGTGACGCGCTCGACCCGAAACTTCGTAAATAG
- a CDS encoding ABC transporter ATP-binding protein, translated as MANVPNAETILEVKNLKKHFDLGRGAVLKAVDNVSFSIKRGETFGLVGESGCGKSTTGRTIINLYDATEGQVLFNGKDVHKLQGRDLKQFNRKMQMIFQDPYASLNPRMTVGDIIGEGIDIHNLMSGRARQDRIFELLETVGLNAEHASRFPHEFSGGQRQRIGIARSLAIEPEFIIADEPISALDVSIQAQVVNLMKKLQDERGLTYLFIAHDLAMVKHISDRIGVMYLGALVEVADANELYRKPLHPYTEALLSAIPIPDPEIERTRERIILEGDVPSPVNPPSGCRFRTRCPKAMPECAQVTPELKEVEPNHFVSCLLYN; from the coding sequence ATGGCTAATGTACCGAATGCAGAAACCATTCTTGAAGTTAAGAACCTCAAAAAACACTTCGACCTCGGCCGTGGTGCTGTCCTGAAGGCTGTCGACAACGTCTCCTTCTCGATCAAGCGCGGCGAAACGTTCGGTCTGGTCGGCGAATCCGGTTGCGGCAAGTCCACCACCGGTCGTACGATCATCAACCTGTACGATGCAACCGAAGGTCAAGTTCTCTTTAACGGCAAGGACGTCCACAAACTCCAAGGCCGTGACTTGAAGCAATTTAACCGCAAGATGCAGATGATCTTCCAAGACCCGTACGCGTCTCTCAACCCGCGTATGACGGTTGGTGACATCATTGGCGAAGGCATCGACATCCACAACTTGATGTCGGGTCGCGCTCGCCAAGACCGCATCTTCGAACTGCTCGAAACTGTTGGTTTGAACGCCGAACATGCGTCTCGCTTCCCGCACGAATTCTCCGGCGGTCAGCGTCAACGTATCGGGATCGCACGTTCCCTCGCGATCGAACCGGAATTCATCATCGCCGACGAACCGATCTCCGCTCTGGACGTATCCATCCAAGCACAGGTCGTCAACCTGATGAAGAAACTGCAAGATGAGCGCGGTCTGACCTACCTCTTCATCGCCCATGACTTGGCGATGGTAAAGCACATCTCGGACCGTATCGGTGTTATGTACCTCGGCGCACTGGTTGAAGTTGCGGATGCGAACGAACTGTACCGCAAACCGTTGCACCCGTACACCGAAGCCCTGCTCTCCGCGATTCCGATCCCGGACCCGGAAATTGAGCGCACCCGCGAGCGCATCATCCTCGAAGGTGACGTTCCGTCTCCGGTCAACCCGCCGTCCGGTTGCCGCTTCCGTACCCGTTGCCCGAAGGCAATGCCGGAATGCGCACAAGTGACTCCGGAACTCAAAGAAGTAGAGCCGAACCACTTCGTTTCTTGCCTGCTCTACAACTAA
- the polA gene encoding DNA polymerase I: MSEEKKLILIDGNSITYRAFFALPPLSNSKGQFTNAAFGFTQMLLRLLQDEKPTHLVVAFDKGKANFRHEVFSEYKGTREKTPGELREQFPIVREILQSFDIPYVEIEGYEADDIIGTLTKQAETEGYQSLVVTGDKDLLQLVSDQVTTMLTRKGITETEKYGIPQIHERYGLTPQQIIDLKGLMGDSSDNIPGIPGVGEKTALKLLAQYPSVEEVLAHADEAPGKKLQEKLREHADSAMMSKKLATILREVPLGDVELEQYAFNGYDAGKVRDVFKALEFKSLLDRLPAGGVETTESEPVEPAQPLVEAQIVSPETIATVLAELPDQVGIWLELVGNYQLGDLQGIAFATQEQAWYLPLTETAIPGAVRDFLTTTDKQLVFYDLKAALAALQAHDIHVTCKAFCTLLGSYLLNPADGAPDFYDIIERHIGWKVSALPTGTPKKKIEVSVEDRAQHAGAVAAANALLQERLVEALRDKELLPLYEDVELPLAYVLADMETIGVRIDTEELRTIGDDLKQRIELLQAEIWELAEEQFNLNSPKQLGEILFEKLGLKGSKKTKTGYSTAADVLEKLAPFSPIVQKILDFRHLGKLNSTYVEGLLNAARARGEGHFRVHTQFNQALTATGRLSSTEPNLQNIPIRTEEGRRLRHVFIPSNPEWKILAADYSQIELRILADIAGDENMIDAFVNDMDIHTRTASDVFEVAPEDVDSNMRRAAKAVNFGIVYGISDFGLSQNLNISRKDAGQFIENYFSKFSGVKRWMEEVVEQARKDGFVKTRLGRIRSLPDITASNFNVRSFAERTAMNTPIQGTAADIIKKAMVNIEEALKKEKLTARMLLQVHDELIFEVPQEEIEALSALVRREMESVLPDLKVPLKADLNVGDTWYEAK; this comes from the coding sequence ATGAGCGAAGAGAAAAAACTAATCTTGATCGACGGGAACTCGATTACATACCGTGCGTTTTTCGCACTCCCGCCCCTGTCAAACTCCAAGGGGCAATTCACCAACGCTGCGTTTGGTTTCACCCAGATGTTGCTGCGGTTGTTGCAAGACGAGAAACCGACGCATCTGGTCGTTGCGTTTGACAAAGGCAAGGCCAATTTCCGACATGAAGTGTTCTCCGAGTACAAAGGAACGCGTGAGAAAACTCCGGGAGAGCTGCGAGAGCAATTCCCTATTGTCCGGGAAATATTGCAATCCTTCGACATCCCTTATGTCGAAATAGAAGGATACGAAGCGGACGACATCATCGGTACGTTGACGAAGCAAGCGGAAACAGAGGGCTACCAATCCTTGGTCGTAACAGGGGACAAAGACTTGCTCCAACTCGTCTCCGATCAAGTGACGACGATGTTGACACGCAAAGGAATCACGGAGACGGAGAAGTACGGCATCCCGCAAATTCACGAACGCTATGGTTTGACGCCTCAACAAATTATCGACCTGAAAGGGTTGATGGGCGACTCCTCCGACAACATCCCGGGGATTCCGGGAGTCGGGGAGAAAACGGCGTTGAAACTGTTGGCCCAGTATCCCTCGGTTGAGGAAGTGTTGGCGCATGCAGACGAAGCGCCGGGCAAGAAGTTGCAAGAGAAATTGAGAGAGCACGCCGACTCGGCGATGATGTCGAAGAAGTTGGCCACGATCTTGCGTGAAGTACCGCTTGGAGACGTGGAGTTGGAGCAGTACGCGTTCAACGGATATGACGCGGGCAAAGTGCGTGACGTATTCAAAGCGTTGGAATTCAAGTCCTTGCTCGACCGTCTTCCTGCCGGCGGAGTGGAGACCACCGAGAGCGAACCGGTAGAACCGGCGCAACCGTTGGTCGAAGCGCAGATCGTCTCTCCTGAAACCATTGCGACCGTTCTCGCTGAATTGCCTGACCAAGTCGGCATCTGGCTTGAACTTGTCGGGAACTACCAACTTGGCGATCTCCAAGGCATCGCGTTTGCCACACAGGAACAAGCTTGGTACCTGCCTCTCACCGAGACGGCCATCCCGGGCGCGGTACGCGACTTTTTGACGACGACGGACAAGCAGTTGGTGTTCTACGATCTAAAAGCAGCTCTGGCCGCGTTGCAAGCGCACGACATCCACGTGACCTGCAAAGCATTCTGCACGTTGCTTGGTTCGTATCTGTTGAACCCGGCCGACGGCGCCCCCGACTTCTATGACATCATCGAGCGTCACATCGGGTGGAAGGTCTCCGCATTGCCGACCGGCACACCCAAGAAAAAAATCGAAGTCAGTGTGGAAGATCGTGCCCAACACGCGGGAGCTGTCGCCGCCGCCAATGCACTGTTGCAAGAGCGTCTCGTCGAAGCTCTGCGTGACAAGGAACTGCTCCCGCTCTACGAAGACGTCGAACTCCCGCTCGCCTACGTCCTTGCCGACATGGAAACGATCGGCGTGCGCATCGACACCGAAGAACTGCGCACCATCGGTGATGACCTCAAGCAACGAATCGAACTGTTGCAAGCGGAAATCTGGGAGTTGGCCGAGGAGCAATTCAACCTCAACTCGCCGAAGCAACTTGGCGAGATCTTGTTCGAAAAGCTTGGACTCAAAGGCTCCAAAAAAACGAAAACCGGCTACTCCACCGCCGCCGACGTGCTGGAAAAACTCGCCCCGTTCTCGCCGATTGTGCAAAAGATTCTCGACTTCCGCCACCTCGGCAAGTTGAACTCTACCTATGTAGAAGGTCTGCTGAACGCAGCCCGTGCGCGGGGGGAAGGTCACTTCCGCGTGCATACCCAGTTCAACCAAGCGTTGACCGCAACGGGCCGCCTCTCGTCTACAGAGCCGAACTTGCAGAACATCCCGATCCGCACCGAAGAGGGGCGTCGTCTGCGTCATGTATTCATCCCTTCGAATCCGGAATGGAAGATCCTCGCGGCCGACTATTCGCAGATCGAATTGCGAATCCTCGCCGACATTGCGGGCGATGAGAATATGATCGATGCGTTCGTCAACGACATGGACATCCATACCCGCACGGCGTCCGACGTATTCGAAGTCGCGCCAGAGGACGTGGATTCCAACATGCGCCGCGCCGCCAAAGCGGTTAACTTCGGAATTGTCTACGGCATTTCGGACTTCGGTCTCTCGCAGAACTTGAACATCTCGCGCAAAGACGCCGGTCAGTTCATCGAGAACTACTTTTCGAAGTTCTCCGGTGTCAAACGCTGGATGGAAGAAGTCGTCGAGCAAGCGCGCAAAGACGGTTTTGTAAAAACGCGACTGGGACGCATCCGTTCGCTTCCTGATATCACGGCGTCGAACTTCAATGTGCGCAGTTTCGCAGAGCGCACCGCGATGAACACGCCGATCCAAGGCACCGCCGCCGACATTATCAAAAAAGCGATGGTCAACATCGAGGAAGCGCTGAAAAAGGAAAAGCTCACCGCACGCATGCTCTTGCAAGTACACGACGAATTGATTTTTGAGGTGCCGCAAGAGGAGATCGAAGCTCTCTCCGCACTTGTTCGCCGCGAGATGGAGAGCGTTCTCCCCGACCTCAAAGTTCCGCTCAAAGCTGACCTCAACGTCGGCGACACGTGGTACGAAGCGAAGTAA
- a CDS encoding acyl-CoA thioesterase, whose translation MANAMIVTTEFSVRYHETDKMGIVHHANYLHWFEVGRVEFMRQSGFPYRPLEEAGVFLPVTEVACKYHASALFDDSVEVRTWIDSYNKVRLTFGYEVVRLSDGEKLVSGKTEHVFQDAASGHVVRMHKTYPDLHAIIVERAGLSS comes from the coding sequence ATGGCAAACGCAATGATTGTCACCACGGAGTTCTCCGTGCGCTATCACGAAACGGACAAGATGGGCATCGTCCATCATGCGAACTATCTGCATTGGTTTGAAGTCGGGCGCGTGGAGTTCATGCGCCAAAGCGGGTTCCCGTATCGACCGTTGGAGGAAGCGGGCGTTTTTCTGCCGGTGACGGAGGTCGCCTGCAAGTACCATGCGTCGGCGCTCTTTGACGACTCCGTGGAAGTCCGCACTTGGATCGATTCCTACAACAAAGTACGCCTGACGTTCGGCTACGAAGTCGTCCGCTTGTCGGACGGCGAAAAGTTGGTCAGCGGCAAAACCGAACACGTCTTCCAAGACGCCGCAAGTGGTCATGTTGTCCGCATGCACAAGACATATCCCGACCTGCACGCGATCATCGTGGAGAGAGCCGGGTTGAGCTCATGA
- a CDS encoding ABC transporter ATP-binding protein, translating into MSNNILEVKDLKVSFHTYAGEVHAVRGVTFNLKKGEALAIVGESGCGKSVTSQAIMRLIAQPPGEIKSTSSIIFDGKVDISKLSDKEMENIRGSEMGMIFQDPMTSLNPTMKIGKQIAEGLVKHQGLSKQAARERAIEMLRLVGIPNPEGRVDNYPHQFSGGMRQRVMIAIALACNPKLLIADEPTTALDVTIQAQILDLMRDLQEKTGASIILITHDLGVVADLAQRVVVMYAGKVVEQGTVDDIFYNPQHPYTWGLMRSVPRLDNDEKQDLIPIEGTPPDLIAPPKGCAFAARCPYAMEICLEADPDISKINSGHSASCWLLHPNAPKVERPVEVGGHHNG; encoded by the coding sequence ATGTCGAACAACATTCTTGAAGTCAAAGACCTCAAGGTCTCGTTCCACACCTATGCAGGTGAGGTACACGCAGTTCGCGGCGTAACCTTCAACCTGAAAAAAGGTGAAGCACTGGCGATCGTAGGGGAATCCGGTTGCGGGAAATCCGTAACCTCCCAAGCGATCATGCGCCTGATCGCTCAACCGCCGGGTGAAATCAAGTCCACCTCTTCCATCATCTTTGATGGCAAGGTCGACATCTCGAAACTGTCTGACAAAGAAATGGAGAATATCCGTGGTTCGGAGATGGGGATGATCTTCCAAGACCCGATGACCTCGCTGAACCCGACCATGAAAATCGGCAAGCAAATCGCCGAAGGTCTGGTCAAGCACCAAGGTCTCTCCAAGCAAGCTGCTCGCGAGCGCGCAATTGAAATGTTGCGTCTGGTCGGCATCCCGAATCCGGAAGGCCGTGTGGATAACTACCCGCACCAATTCTCCGGCGGTATGCGCCAACGTGTCATGATCGCAATCGCACTGGCTTGTAACCCGAAGCTCCTGATCGCCGACGAGCCGACCACCGCGCTTGACGTAACGATTCAGGCACAGATCCTCGACTTGATGCGCGACCTGCAAGAGAAAACCGGCGCATCGATCATCCTGATCACTCATGACCTTGGCGTCGTGGCCGACCTCGCTCAACGAGTTGTCGTTATGTACGCAGGTAAAGTCGTAGAGCAAGGGACTGTAGACGATATCTTCTACAACCCGCAACATCCGTACACTTGGGGTCTGATGCGTTCGGTTCCGCGTCTCGACAACGACGAGAAACAAGATTTGATCCCGATCGAAGGTACCCCGCCGGACCTGATTGCACCGCCGAAAGGTTGCGCGTTCGCAGCGCGTTGCCCGTACGCGATGGAAATCTGCCTGGAGGCAGACCCGGACATCTCCAAGATCAACTCTGGTCACAGCGCTTCTTGCTGGTTGCTGCACCCGAACGCTCCCAAAGTTGAACGTCCTGTAGAAGTGGGGGGGCATCACAATGGCTAA
- a CDS encoding ABC transporter permease subunit translates to MLRFILRRLIYGIITLWVLITLTFILMHNLPGDPFANSQKLGPEAKAVLMKTYGLDQPIYVQYGSYLKKIATFDFGVSFNYPTRSVNEVLKQTFPTSAELGMYAIIVAVIIGLILGIVAALNHNKGWDYVAMLTAIIGVSAPAFVIGPLLSYFIGVKLGWLPPALWKGPEYKILPTITLAFGTLATMARMMRTSMLDVVNQDYVKTAKSKGLSRFAVVVKHTIRNAMLPIITILGVAVVNITTGAFVVEQIFAVPGMGKFFVQSISTNDYTMIMGMTIFYAALLIIAIMVTDVLYGVVDPRIRLAKGGK, encoded by the coding sequence GTGCTTAGGTTTATCCTCCGTCGATTGATTTATGGGATCATTACCTTGTGGGTTCTGATCACCTTGACCTTCATCCTGATGCATAACCTTCCGGGCGATCCGTTCGCGAACTCGCAAAAACTCGGTCCTGAGGCGAAAGCTGTCCTCATGAAGACGTACGGTCTTGATCAACCGATTTATGTTCAATACGGCTCGTACTTGAAGAAAATCGCAACGTTCGATTTCGGTGTCTCTTTCAACTATCCGACCCGTTCCGTCAACGAAGTCCTCAAGCAAACCTTCCCGACCTCTGCTGAACTCGGGATGTACGCGATTATCGTCGCCGTTATCATCGGTCTCATTCTTGGGATCGTAGCTGCTCTTAACCACAACAAAGGTTGGGACTATGTCGCAATGCTGACCGCTATCATCGGGGTATCGGCACCGGCTTTCGTAATCGGGCCGCTGCTCTCGTACTTCATCGGCGTTAAGCTGGGCTGGTTGCCGCCGGCACTGTGGAAAGGTCCTGAGTACAAAATCTTGCCGACCATCACTCTGGCGTTTGGTACGCTGGCAACGATGGCACGGATGATGCGTACCTCCATGCTTGACGTCGTCAACCAAGACTACGTCAAAACTGCTAAGTCCAAAGGTCTCTCGCGTTTCGCGGTTGTTGTCAAACACACCATCCGTAACGCTATGCTCCCGATTATTACGATCCTCGGGGTTGCCGTGGTTAACATCACCACCGGTGCTTTCGTGGTCGAGCAGATATTCGCAGTTCCGGGGATGGGTAAGTTCTTCGTTCAATCCATCTCTACCAATGACTACACCATGATCATGGGGATGACGATCTTCTACGCAGCTCTCCTCATCATTGCGATCATGGTCACCGACGTACTGTACGGCGTGGTTGACCCGCGTATCCGTCTGGCGAAAGGAGGAAAGTAA
- a CDS encoding FxsA family protein, with protein sequence MMRLLLVLVVVVPALEIFTMIQVGQVIGGWPTFFLIVACSFLGAYLLKTQGLRVWNQIRREFSKGMIPGEALLDGACVLVGGTLLLTPGFLTDVFGLFLLVPGLRNLFKPLLKVWLLRLLSKGRITYFR encoded by the coding sequence ATGATGCGCCTCCTGCTGGTTTTGGTAGTCGTCGTCCCGGCTTTGGAGATTTTTACGATGATCCAAGTCGGCCAAGTCATTGGCGGATGGCCGACTTTTTTCCTGATCGTGGCTTGTTCGTTTCTGGGTGCCTACCTGCTGAAAACGCAGGGGCTGCGTGTTTGGAACCAAATCCGTCGCGAGTTCTCGAAGGGGATGATCCCCGGCGAGGCGCTGCTTGACGGTGCTTGTGTCCTCGTCGGCGGCACACTGTTGCTGACACCGGGTTTTCTAACGGATGTGTTCGGACTGTTCCTGCTCGTACCGGGCCTTCGCAATCTGTTCAAACCGCTGCTCAAAGTCTGGCTTCTGCGTCTCTTGTCGAAGGGCCGTATCACGTACTTCCGCTGA